The uncultured Bacteroides sp. DNA segment GAGCACAATAATGCGCATTGCAGACAATAGCCGTATAATACTTCTTTCGTCCGAAAGGAACCACCACCCGACAACCGGCTTTCACCTCTTCTGCACCTTCATCGGGAAGAGAATAGGTGAAATTACGTGGAAGCGGCAAAGGTAAGATGACATCTATATATTTTTTCATCGTGAGGACAAAGATACAAAAAAAGGCTCTCCGCAAAATGGAGAGCCTCTATATATTAGAATAGAAAAATCAACCTTTAAAAAAGATAAGCGACAGAAACCTGCCAAACTTTAGATTTGAAAGACCCGCTACTTAAGCTACCCCACGCACCGCCATCAACACTCGCCTTAGCAGAATCCGTCAAGCCCATGTTATAGTTCACGCCTAGTTGCAGATGATTAATCAGTTTAAGTCCAACACCTAAATTAAGAGCCACTTCCGATTTCTCATAATCAATTGCCGCTTCTCCGCTACTAAGAGTTAGTTTATCGTCAGACTTCATATTGAAGAAGAAGCTAGGACCGGCAGCAAAATACAAACTGGCTAAACTACCCAAACCAACAGAATACTTCAAGTTGATTGGAACCTCAATTCCTTGTTGCTTAAAAGTCTTACTTTTAGAAACAGCACCATCTTCGTAAGAGAACTTCGTTCCTTTTTGCGAATACATCAATGCCCCATCTATACCTATACCTATAATTGGAATCGTCACGTCAACCATCGGTCCTATAAAAAAACCAGTATAATTATCAGCATTTCCTTTCTCTTTCCAAGCATCAGAAAGTGAGGTTGACGCCAAGTTCAAACCGCCCTTTACTCCTAATTTAATTTGAGCCTGAACAGGCACAACCATAGCTAAACATACGGTTATCATTAAAGCAGTAAATAATTTGTTCATAAGTCTTTTGTTTTAGAATTTCGAGACAAATATATGTATTTATATTTAATAAACACCATTTGATACAAACTTGTTTATCGAGAGGTTACCATTATCTCTTTTATCAAATCTTTCCCTAATGGTTGAGGATAAGGAAATTCCTCAAGGGAAAACAGGCTATTACCAAATTCTCGACGAAAGGATCGGATAAGGGTTTCCGGTTCAATACTAAAAGATTTTGCCACATCATGCAATGATTGATAAGTAGTAAACCTTCGCTTAGCCTCCATCAGTCTGCGTAAACGGATATATTTAGAAAGACGTATTTTGGTTACTTTATAAAACATTTTACTCAACCGTTGCGGTGAATAGTGCATTACTTGAGATAATTCCTGAGCATCTAGCCTCTCGTCAATATGCCATTCGATGTGAATCAGAGATTCTACTATAATCTCTTGTTCTGTCATTGTTACTTCCATTTTCAATATCCATTTACAGTTTCAATACTTCCTTTAAGGCCTTATATCCAGCCGTACTTGCTTTTATCTGATGCCCATTTTTAAGGGTAATCATCTGTTGTTGTTTCTTATACAGCTCAATGCGCAAGACCTTCTCTATATTGATAATACAAGATCTATGTACCCTCACAAATTGGTTTTCGGGTAAATGAGCCACAAAATATTTCATCGTTTGTTCTTTGAGATACTTATCTCCTTCGGTAAATAAAATCACATAGTCTCCATCGGCCTGCAAATAATAGATATCTTCTACAAATATTACTTGAATTTTTTGTCCCGATTTCACCGCTATGCGTTCAAGCATTTCGTTAGGCACATTTGCGGGCTGTTCCTCTTCTTCCTCATCAAAAGAGAGATGTTCCGATTCGTCTCCTTTACGCGATAGTGAAAAGTCGTGCCCTCCATAAGCTATAAGTATTAAAGCCCCAATAAACAAATGTAATGGAAAGAGGGTTAGCATCAGTACAAACTGCGCTGGAGTAAACATCATGTAGATGAGTAGCAAATAGGCTCCTGCCCACAAGGCAAGAACAAAGATACCCAATGTGACGTAATTCAATACCGTTCGGGGAGCAATAATCAATCCCACATCCGTATTCTCGGACAACATGCTCCACCCCCATAGCCACCCCGTAACAACGATCAACAAAGAAAACAAAGAACAATCCAGCAGTAAAACTTCTGCAGGCACAGCTACTAATGGCGCCATTGCTCCCCAGCAACAAAGTGATAAAGCAATCCACAAAATAACGTAAGTAATTTCTTTTTTTATTGTATAATATGAGTAAGTCGTATTCATTCGTTAATTTCTTAATTCTCCACCTCCAAGGACTCCAGCACCTTCGATAGTCAAGCGCTTCGTCACGTCTGACGGTTGTTCTCTATCTATACGTCCATCCTTGAAAGAGTACATGATTGATTCTATTTTAATATCTACTACCCAATGAGCAGGCACGTAAATGGTAACTCCACCTAATACCGTATTCAAATTCAATACCGTATTTCCGTCTGCCAAGCTTGTTTTCCGCAAATCGAGTATGGTCTCCCCAAGCACCGTGTTTATCTCCCCTCCTTTAAAGATAGGATCAAGAACAATATATTTGCCACTAGAAAACACACTTTGCTTATTGAAGTACCCTTCGGCATATTCCTCCGCTGCTCCGCCAACTTTATCTGCTCTC contains these protein-coding regions:
- a CDS encoding porin family protein; the encoded protein is MNKLFTALMITVCLAMVVPVQAQIKLGVKGGLNLASTSLSDAWKEKGNADNYTGFFIGPMVDVTIPIIGIGIDGALMYSQKGTKFSYEDGAVSKSKTFKQQGIEVPINLKYSVGLGSLASLYFAAGPSFFFNMKSDDKLTLSSGEAAIDYEKSEVALNLGVGLKLINHLQLGVNYNMGLTDSAKASVDGGAWGSLSSGSFKSKVWQVSVAYLF
- a CDS encoding helix-turn-helix domain-containing protein; the protein is MEVTMTEQEIIVESLIHIEWHIDERLDAQELSQVMHYSPQRLSKMFYKVTKIRLSKYIRLRRLMEAKRRFTTYQSLHDVAKSFSIEPETLIRSFRREFGNSLFSLEEFPYPQPLGKDLIKEIMVTSR
- a CDS encoding LytTR family DNA-binding domain-containing protein, with product MNTTYSYYTIKKEITYVILWIALSLCCWGAMAPLVAVPAEVLLLDCSLFSLLIVVTGWLWGWSMLSENTDVGLIIAPRTVLNYVTLGIFVLALWAGAYLLLIYMMFTPAQFVLMLTLFPLHLFIGALILIAYGGHDFSLSRKGDESEHLSFDEEEEEQPANVPNEMLERIAVKSGQKIQVIFVEDIYYLQADGDYVILFTEGDKYLKEQTMKYFVAHLPENQFVRVHRSCIINIEKVLRIELYKKQQQMITLKNGHQIKASTAGYKALKEVLKL